The proteins below come from a single Dethiosulfovibrio faecalis genomic window:
- a CDS encoding ABC transporter ATP-binding protein, translating into MLLRIEDLHISYGQVRAVHGVSFHVEEGELVSIIGANGAGKTSILNAVMGIVPSSSGAVFLEDRDLSSMPSHMRAREGIRIVPERARVFPWLSVYENLQTGIYGMRDKIDLEEKLSWIYSFFPVLEERRDQAAVTLSGGEQQQLSIARALVSEPRILLVDEVSMGLMPILVDKVFEILQHLNHEYGLTILIVEQNALASLEISHRGYVLEAGNLVMEGSAGDLMEDPGVREAYLGL; encoded by the coding sequence ATGTTGCTTCGAATTGAGGATCTTCACATATCCTACGGTCAGGTCCGGGCGGTTCACGGAGTATCCTTCCACGTGGAGGAGGGGGAGCTGGTCTCCATAATAGGGGCCAACGGTGCCGGCAAGACGTCCATCCTGAACGCGGTGATGGGTATTGTGCCTAGTTCGTCCGGTGCGGTGTTCCTGGAGGATCGGGATCTTTCGTCCATGCCCTCCCACATGAGGGCCAGAGAGGGCATAAGGATCGTTCCTGAGAGGGCGAGGGTTTTCCCTTGGCTTTCGGTCTACGAAAATCTTCAGACCGGCATATACGGCATGAGGGATAAGATAGACCTAGAGGAAAAACTGAGTTGGATATACAGCTTTTTCCCCGTACTGGAGGAACGGAGGGATCAGGCCGCAGTAACCCTGTCCGGAGGGGAGCAGCAGCAGCTTTCTATCGCCAGGGCGTTGGTCTCGGAGCCTCGCATATTGCTCGTAGACGAGGTGTCCATGGGGTTGATGCCTATATTGGTGGACAAGGTTTTCGAGATTTTACAACATCTCAACCACGAATACGGCCTCACCATCCTGATAGTTGAACAGAACGCCCTGGCCTCTTTGGAGATATCCCACAGAGGCTACGTGCTGGAGGCGGGGAACCTGGTTATGGAGGGATCCGCCGGGGATCTGATGGAGGATCCCGGGGTTCGAGAGGCCTATCTGGGCCTCTGA
- a CDS encoding branched-chain amino acid ABC transporter permease has translation MYLFAEQFLNGLATGATYALISLGLALVYGVLGVLHVAHAGVYMAGAYIGIGVYSVTGNIWFAMVVSMIACGFIGVAIERLVYFPLLKYPPYVPLISSIAIFTGMEELVRLVAGPSVQTFSLELPFPSFDLGGIHVSSNLMGIYVITAVVFFLLWFITTKTETGLAMRAASQDMPIAGAMGIDSRFMVDFSFFVSSAVAALAGILVGIFYNTVSPGMGAIPAYKALALIVVGGLGSVPGAVVGSLSLGVAETLLIGYAGIPLPRDALAFIAMIVVLMWRPQGLLGKRS, from the coding sequence ATGTATCTTTTCGCGGAACAGTTCTTGAACGGCCTGGCTACGGGGGCGACCTACGCCCTGATTTCACTGGGCCTGGCTTTAGTCTACGGCGTTTTGGGGGTCCTTCACGTGGCTCACGCCGGGGTCTATATGGCCGGAGCCTACATCGGAATAGGGGTCTATTCCGTCACGGGCAACATATGGTTCGCTATGGTCGTCAGCATGATAGCATGCGGTTTCATAGGGGTCGCTATAGAGCGGCTGGTTTATTTTCCTCTTTTGAAATACCCGCCTTACGTTCCTCTCATCAGCAGTATCGCCATATTTACCGGTATGGAGGAACTCGTCCGTCTGGTAGCCGGTCCATCGGTGCAGACTTTCTCTTTGGAGCTTCCCTTCCCGAGTTTCGATCTGGGAGGTATTCACGTTTCGTCCAACCTTATGGGGATATACGTCATAACCGCGGTAGTATTCTTCCTTCTGTGGTTCATCACCACCAAGACCGAGACCGGTCTTGCCATGAGGGCCGCCTCTCAGGATATGCCTATAGCCGGTGCGATGGGCATAGACAGTCGTTTCATGGTCGATTTCAGTTTCTTCGTCAGTTCGGCCGTGGCCGCCCTGGCGGGGATCTTGGTGGGGATATTCTACAATACAGTCTCTCCCGGCATGGGAGCCATACCGGCATACAAGGCTTTGGCCCTCATAGTGGTGGGCGGCCTGGGGTCCGTCCCGGGAGCGGTGGTGGGCTCCCTCTCCCTTGGAGTGGCGGAGACCCTTCTCATAGGCTACGCCGGTATCCCCCTTCCAAGAGACGCCCTTGCCTTCATAGCCATGATAGTCGTTCTTATGTGGCGTCCTCAGGGCCTGTTGGGAAAACGGAGTTAG
- a CDS encoding HDOD domain-containing protein — MAIIGIDALEGRVLRRDLFAPNGRFILAEGTTVSDRCLDILRSWGVVEADVRDDHILPGEILSVRAVESDGIESPFRYLSPGVLRDWFIDLAGERNVMLSLNASLPIDLEGESDVLSLESLVSQEPGLVSYSPVLGQIIDVIESPRSSASHVAYVVEQDSALSAKLLRLVNSPLYGFPRTINSIEQAVAIVGSGDLMSLAIQVASITHFRSIDDPILDMAHFWEHSICCAIFARLFAGRRFRGDDSRYFIGGMLMNLGRMVMMERMPREFCRVLSSAYGGKTTIEAERDIFGYSSPHVTSVLLSRWCLPPELAWSVTESRLFPDCRELESSVFRLAEAMACAFGSGFAGDYFVPVLDDGVVDSLGLSYNELVFVLKQFDRQRSEIVDVFLGGIGG; from the coding sequence ATGGCGATTATCGGTATAGATGCCCTTGAAGGGCGTGTCCTTAGAAGAGATCTCTTTGCCCCTAACGGTCGTTTTATCCTCGCCGAGGGGACGACGGTGAGCGATAGATGTCTGGATATACTCCGATCCTGGGGTGTCGTAGAGGCAGATGTTCGCGACGACCATATCCTTCCGGGGGAGATCCTCTCCGTTAGAGCGGTGGAGTCCGACGGTATTGAGAGCCCCTTTCGTTATCTGTCCCCCGGGGTTTTGAGAGACTGGTTCATCGACTTGGCCGGTGAGCGAAATGTAATGCTCAGTCTGAACGCCTCTCTTCCTATCGACCTGGAAGGAGAGTCGGATGTTTTATCCCTGGAGTCCCTTGTATCTCAGGAGCCCGGTCTGGTCTCCTATTCTCCTGTCCTGGGACAGATAATAGACGTCATAGAATCTCCCCGGAGTTCCGCTTCTCACGTGGCCTACGTGGTGGAGCAGGATTCCGCCCTTTCCGCAAAGTTGCTTCGTCTCGTAAACAGCCCTCTCTACGGATTTCCGAGAACCATAAATTCAATAGAACAGGCGGTCGCCATAGTCGGCAGCGGAGATCTCATGTCTTTGGCCATACAGGTGGCATCCATCACCCATTTCAGAAGTATAGACGATCCTATCTTGGACATGGCGCATTTTTGGGAACACTCGATCTGCTGTGCCATCTTCGCCAGGTTGTTCGCCGGTCGCCGCTTCAGAGGAGACGATTCCCGCTATTTCATCGGGGGTATGTTGATGAACCTGGGGCGAATGGTGATGATGGAACGGATGCCCAGGGAGTTTTGCAGGGTCCTGTCCTCCGCTTATGGTGGCAAGACGACCATAGAGGCAGAGAGGGATATTTTCGGTTACAGCTCCCCTCACGTGACCTCCGTTCTCCTGTCCAGGTGGTGCCTGCCTCCTGAGCTGGCATGGTCCGTGACAGAGTCGAGGCTTTTCCCCGACTGCAGGGAGTTGGAAAGTTCGGTCTTTCGTCTTGCCGAGGCCATGGCCTGTGCTTTCGGTTCCGGTTTCGCCGGTGATTACTTCGTGCCCGTCCTCGACGACGGAGTGGTGGACTCTCTTGGTCTGTCCTACAACGAGCTTGTCTTTGTACTGAAGCAGTTCGACAGGCAGAGGTCCGAGATAGTGGACGTTTTTCTAGGGGGAATCGGAGGATGA
- a CDS encoding SDR family NAD(P)-dependent oxidoreductase → MNGYYEDKVAVVTGAASGIGLGLTEELLARGSRAVFMADFNEENLTRESGKLDDRYPGRVFSALTDVTSLDQVRLVLERARDLDGHLDFLFNNAGVGLTLPVEKVTFEMWRSVVDLNLMGVVHGTYTAIPIMRSQGFGHIVNTGSVAGKVPIPYQAVYAATKSAVISMTECLQYELECEGLNFSVFCPGNVRTAIFDGLEPPPDSISVDEAVDYVLQEVEDKMLLIVFPQSIREVDRLYREDRDQFDKLARDLASVRRENYRTKGTYF, encoded by the coding sequence ATGAACGGATATTACGAGGACAAGGTAGCGGTAGTAACGGGAGCGGCTTCCGGCATAGGACTCGGCCTGACGGAGGAGCTTCTTGCCAGAGGGTCGAGGGCGGTCTTCATGGCCGATTTCAACGAGGAGAACCTCACCAGGGAGTCGGGTAAACTGGACGACAGGTATCCGGGGCGGGTCTTCTCCGCCCTTACGGACGTCACGTCTCTAGATCAGGTGAGGCTCGTTCTGGAAAGGGCCAGGGATCTGGACGGACATCTGGACTTTCTGTTCAACAACGCCGGTGTCGGCCTGACCTTGCCGGTGGAGAAGGTTACCTTCGAGATGTGGCGGTCCGTCGTGGACCTGAACCTCATGGGGGTGGTGCACGGAACCTACACGGCTATCCCTATCATGAGGTCCCAGGGCTTCGGACATATAGTCAACACGGGCTCCGTGGCCGGGAAGGTTCCGATACCGTATCAGGCAGTGTACGCCGCTACCAAGAGTGCGGTCATATCGATGACCGAGTGTCTACAGTACGAGCTGGAGTGCGAGGGGTTGAACTTCAGCGTGTTCTGTCCCGGGAACGTCCGTACCGCTATTTTCGACGGTCTCGAGCCGCCGCCGGATTCCATCTCGGTGGACGAGGCGGTGGACTACGTCCTTCAGGAGGTGGAAGATAAAATGTTGTTGATAGTTTTCCCCCAGTCGATAAGGGAAGTGGATCGTCTTTATCGGGAGGACCGTGATCAGTTTGATAAACTGGCCAGGGATCTGGCCTCGGTTCGTAGGGAGAACTACAGGACGAAGGGGACCTATTTTTAG
- a CDS encoding ABC transporter ATP-binding protein gives MSDVLLSVSDLSKHFGGLKAVDRVSFELEKGEILGLLGPNGAGKTTCFNMISGVYTPTGGSITFDGKRTDGKAPHDMAGLGIGRTFQIVKPFSGLTVLENVVVALGIRRYRSLSKTLGFWGSRSVRNRAMGILDRVNLRGHADRKASVLPLGDHRRLEIARALALEPRLLLLDESFSGLRHEQIGRMEDLVMDLASDGISILLIEHNMKVAMKLSRRIVILDHGRKLAEGEPQEVVKDPKVIEAYLGKGGSGDVASN, from the coding sequence ATGAGCGATGTCCTTCTATCCGTATCCGATCTTTCCAAGCATTTCGGAGGTTTGAAGGCGGTGGATCGGGTCTCCTTCGAGCTTGAAAAAGGGGAGATCCTAGGACTTCTGGGGCCCAACGGAGCGGGAAAGACCACCTGTTTCAATATGATTTCCGGGGTGTACACTCCCACCGGAGGAAGTATCACCTTCGACGGAAAGCGTACCGACGGAAAAGCCCCCCACGATATGGCAGGTCTGGGAATAGGACGGACCTTTCAGATAGTGAAGCCCTTTTCCGGCCTTACCGTGTTGGAAAACGTCGTAGTGGCATTGGGTATTAGACGTTATCGCAGCCTATCCAAGACCTTGGGTTTCTGGGGTAGCAGGTCGGTGAGGAACAGGGCGATGGGGATCCTGGATAGGGTCAACCTGAGAGGTCATGCCGATAGAAAGGCCTCCGTTTTGCCTCTCGGAGACCATCGTAGACTGGAGATAGCCAGAGCTCTGGCCCTGGAGCCCCGATTGCTCCTCCTGGACGAGTCCTTTTCCGGACTTCGACACGAACAGATAGGGCGGATGGAGGATCTGGTTATGGATCTCGCCTCCGACGGCATCTCTATACTCTTGATAGAGCACAACATGAAGGTGGCCATGAAGCTGAGCCGACGGATCGTCATCCTCGATCATGGCAGAAAGCTGGCCGAGGGAGAGCCTCAGGAAGTGGTCAAAGATCCCAAGGTCATAGAGGCCTATCTGGGAAAGGGGGGATCCGGCGATGTTGCTTCGAATTGA
- a CDS encoding ABC transporter substrate-binding protein, translating into MNKLLKLGLSIVFVLSLLVGSVFAEDTIKIGLLAPLTGNGADDGINVKNSVVMAVEELNASGGLLGKKVELVYYDDRNEPKEAVGLAYKLLERDEVVGVVGGSYSFPTRAVAPIFQEEEIPFVAAYALHPDVTAAGDYCFRIGFLGELEGRGCAYLAVEKLGAKTVSLIHADNDFGRTLSTGTMEYLEKYAPDVKVLSDQAYPFGEKDYKAYLSKIKEENPDVVIASGYFFQAGPMLKQAREMGITAQFVGEEGADSPETPKIAGDASEGFIIATNLNRDDPRPFVQKYLKEYKERFEVDTCMVGASAYDAFMVLVDGIKTAGTTDGDKVKDAIAKSEVEGLTGKVKFTETGEVIKAPVAQIIKDGQFRFYCEMDDPRVIGQ; encoded by the coding sequence ATGAATAAGCTGTTGAAATTGGGGTTGTCGATCGTCTTCGTCCTTTCTCTGTTAGTGGGATCCGTCTTTGCGGAGGACACCATAAAGATCGGTCTTCTCGCTCCTCTGACCGGAAACGGTGCCGATGACGGGATAAACGTCAAGAACTCCGTCGTCATGGCTGTGGAGGAACTGAACGCCTCCGGTGGACTTCTCGGCAAGAAGGTCGAGCTGGTCTACTACGACGATCGCAACGAACCCAAAGAAGCTGTGGGATTGGCCTACAAACTGCTCGAGAGAGACGAGGTCGTCGGAGTTGTCGGAGGTTCCTATAGTTTTCCGACCAGAGCGGTGGCTCCCATTTTTCAGGAGGAGGAGATCCCCTTCGTCGCCGCCTATGCCCTTCATCCCGACGTTACCGCCGCCGGCGACTACTGTTTCCGGATCGGTTTCCTAGGAGAGCTCGAGGGTCGTGGATGCGCCTATCTGGCGGTAGAGAAGCTGGGGGCCAAGACGGTTTCTTTGATCCATGCCGACAACGATTTCGGCAGGACCCTTTCCACCGGCACCATGGAGTATCTCGAGAAATACGCTCCTGACGTGAAGGTGCTCTCCGACCAAGCATATCCTTTCGGTGAGAAGGACTACAAGGCCTATCTCTCCAAGATCAAGGAGGAGAACCCCGACGTAGTCATAGCCAGCGGATACTTCTTTCAGGCCGGCCCCATGCTCAAACAGGCCAGGGAGATGGGCATCACCGCCCAGTTCGTTGGAGAGGAGGGCGCAGATTCGCCGGAGACTCCCAAGATCGCCGGAGACGCCTCCGAGGGCTTCATAATAGCTACCAATCTGAACAGAGACGATCCTCGTCCCTTCGTTCAGAAGTACCTCAAGGAGTACAAGGAGCGTTTCGAGGTGGATACCTGCATGGTCGGGGCCTCTGCCTACGATGCCTTCATGGTCCTGGTCGACGGTATAAAGACCGCCGGGACCACCGATGGAGACAAGGTCAAGGACGCCATAGCCAAGTCCGAGGTCGAGGGGCTTACGGGAAAGGTCAAGTTCACCGAGACCGGCGAGGTCATCAAGGCGCCTGTCGCCCAGATAATCAAGGACGGTCAGTTCCGTTTCTACTGCGAGATGGACGACCCCAGGGTGATCGGCCAGTAA
- a CDS encoding HD-GYP domain-containing protein, protein MRYRGVSDDLEYQLASLKERHRFVDKVLDIVLRLNDFSFLSGSTVSREVVLGETLRRLKRLFECSSAGFYLVDDEAAFSLARFEGDGERLEAERKILLKDGSFAWALNRNKPVLLKASDGENTVLLHAMSTSTRTMGMFLGIMNSDRGTLLDSHLYFVTVVLNSAASVLQYLELFSMVRGLNEDLELKVDELTRSERELTLYKEDLERLVQLRTSELADANARLGDTVIGVVDAMGKIVESRDPYTAGHQRRVASIAATLAEMVGMSEDEVEGVRIAGLVHDIGKIAIPAEILTKPAKLNKLEFKMVQTHPEAGFDMLRSIVFPWPVADMVRQHHERLDGSGYPKGLSGDEILMGARCLAVADVVEAISSHRPYRPGLGIEEAVQELKLNRGSGYDPKVVDACLQLMEDSSFVERYLS, encoded by the coding sequence ATGAGGTACAGAGGCGTTTCCGACGATCTTGAGTATCAGCTGGCCTCGTTGAAGGAACGTCATCGTTTTGTCGATAAGGTGTTGGATATAGTCTTGAGGCTCAACGATTTTTCGTTCCTGTCGGGTTCTACCGTTTCCAGAGAGGTCGTGCTGGGAGAGACCCTGCGGAGGTTGAAGCGACTTTTCGAGTGTTCCTCCGCCGGGTTTTATCTGGTGGACGACGAGGCCGCCTTTTCCCTGGCTCGGTTTGAGGGGGACGGAGAAAGACTGGAGGCGGAGAGGAAAATACTGTTAAAAGACGGCAGTTTCGCCTGGGCCCTTAACCGCAACAAGCCGGTTTTGCTGAAAGCCTCCGACGGAGAAAACACCGTTTTGCTTCACGCGATGTCGACTTCCACCAGGACCATGGGCATGTTTTTGGGAATTATGAATTCCGATAGAGGAACCCTTCTGGATTCCCATCTTTATTTCGTGACGGTCGTTCTGAATTCCGCCGCCAGTGTCCTACAGTATCTGGAGCTTTTTTCCATGGTCAGAGGCCTCAACGAAGATCTTGAATTAAAGGTCGACGAGCTGACCAGGTCGGAGAGAGAGCTTACCCTCTACAAGGAAGATCTGGAACGTCTGGTTCAGCTTCGAACCTCCGAACTGGCGGACGCCAACGCCAGACTGGGGGATACGGTTATCGGTGTCGTCGACGCCATGGGAAAGATAGTGGAATCCAGAGATCCCTACACGGCGGGACATCAGAGACGGGTTGCCTCCATTGCCGCCACTTTGGCCGAGATGGTAGGAATGTCGGAGGACGAGGTCGAGGGTGTCCGGATAGCCGGGCTGGTTCACGATATCGGTAAGATCGCCATTCCTGCGGAGATCCTTACTAAACCGGCCAAGTTGAACAAACTGGAGTTCAAGATGGTTCAGACCCATCCCGAGGCTGGGTTCGATATGCTTCGGTCCATAGTGTTTCCCTGGCCCGTGGCAGACATGGTGAGGCAGCATCACGAGAGGTTGGACGGGTCTGGGTATCCCAAGGGGTTGTCCGGAGACGAGATACTCATGGGGGCCCGGTGCCTTGCCGTCGCAGACGTCGTGGAGGCGATATCCTCCCATCGTCCTTACAGGCCCGGCCTAGGTATAGAGGAGGCCGTTCAGGAACTTAAGCTCAACAGAGGGTCCGGCTACGATCCGAAGGTCGTGGATGCCTGTCTGCAGCTTATGGAGGATTCCTCTTTTGTGGAGCGGTATCTTTCTTAG
- the hisD gene encoding histidinol dehydrogenase, translating into MKILKRPTKKGQEENESLRTTVSRIVLSVQDSGDEALLDYCRRFDLSTRETLRISQEETDAALASTDPELLNYIKTAAHNIRAFAERQKETLADLPEQELSPGVFLGHRAIPVESCGCYVPGGGYPLFSTALMLAIPASVAGVKRIVACSPVMKGTDKIHPATLSALSIAGVDEIYAVGGAQAIAAMAFGTEQIAPVDVIAGPGNRYVTEAKRQCYGQVGIDFVAGPSEVLIIADESADPEILAADILAQSEHDLNARGILLCTDKDIANATASAVERQLKDLATAEMAGRAWRENGEIVIVDSLKQACEISNRYAPEHLELAVRDPETLIPALTNYGALFIGEMSAEVFGDYVSGSNHTLPTLRASRYTGGVWVGTFTKICTSQRMTPEGVARLAPVAEAMAKAEGLEAHGKAASIRLKNK; encoded by the coding sequence GTGAAGATACTTAAAAGGCCAACGAAAAAGGGACAAGAAGAGAACGAATCGCTTAGAACAACGGTATCGAGAATAGTTCTATCCGTGCAGGATTCAGGAGACGAGGCCCTATTGGACTACTGTCGTCGCTTTGACCTGTCCACGAGGGAAACTCTTCGGATATCTCAAGAAGAAACGGATGCAGCTCTAGCATCCACCGATCCAGAGCTCCTGAACTATATAAAGACCGCCGCACACAACATAAGGGCTTTCGCCGAAAGACAGAAGGAGACCTTGGCGGACCTACCGGAGCAGGAACTATCGCCCGGCGTCTTTCTGGGACACAGGGCCATCCCGGTTGAATCCTGCGGCTGCTACGTCCCGGGAGGGGGTTATCCCCTCTTCTCCACCGCCCTCATGCTGGCCATACCGGCCTCGGTAGCAGGGGTTAAGAGAATCGTGGCCTGCTCTCCTGTCATGAAGGGCACCGATAAAATCCACCCAGCGACCCTGTCTGCCCTTTCCATAGCGGGAGTGGACGAAATATACGCGGTAGGCGGAGCTCAGGCCATAGCCGCCATGGCGTTCGGCACCGAGCAGATAGCCCCGGTGGACGTCATAGCCGGCCCCGGAAACCGCTACGTCACGGAAGCGAAAAGACAGTGCTACGGCCAGGTGGGTATAGACTTCGTGGCGGGCCCCAGCGAGGTGCTCATAATAGCCGACGAAAGCGCCGATCCGGAGATACTGGCGGCGGACATACTGGCCCAGTCGGAGCACGACCTCAACGCCAGAGGAATCCTTCTGTGTACAGACAAGGACATCGCCAATGCCACAGCCTCGGCGGTGGAGAGACAGCTGAAGGACCTCGCCACCGCCGAGATGGCCGGAAGAGCCTGGCGGGAAAACGGCGAGATCGTCATAGTAGACTCGCTGAAACAGGCCTGCGAGATATCGAACCGCTACGCCCCGGAACATCTGGAGCTGGCCGTCCGAGACCCGGAAACCCTCATACCGGCACTGACGAACTACGGAGCCCTGTTCATCGGGGAGATGTCCGCCGAGGTGTTCGGAGACTACGTATCCGGCAGCAACCACACCCTGCCCACCCTTAGGGCGTCTCGCTACACAGGCGGGGTCTGGGTCGGGACATTCACTAAGATCTGCACATCTCAGAGGATGACCCCGGAGGGAGTAGCGCGGCTCGCCCCAGTCGCCGAAGCCATGGCCAAGGCCGAAGGGCTTGAGGCCCATGGGAAAGCCGCATCGATAAGGCTCAAAAACAAATGA
- a CDS encoding branched-chain amino acid ABC transporter permease, whose translation MSYIITVATFISIQAIVAYGLNIIVGYAGQISLGHAAFFGIGAYSAGLLATKAGLSFWAALPLVIAICAVIGIICGLPSLRLKADFLAITTIGINFIVESLFLYVPFFGGALGLGGIPRVVFLGNKLKGGEFLALCLVFLALVMFLSWWFSRSWMGLACISLREEETAASSMGVSPVKFKLVAFVLGSVIAGIGGALYAHQMRFIAPSDFGFPVSVMLLSLIVLGGMGTFWGPLVGAIILGSLPELARPLMEYRMLIYSLLLLGMIRFQPQGLLGEESVVSRIIGRHVGGDRS comes from the coding sequence ATGAGCTATATAATTACCGTCGCCACTTTCATCTCCATTCAGGCCATAGTGGCCTACGGACTGAACATAATAGTAGGATACGCCGGACAGATATCTCTGGGACACGCCGCTTTTTTCGGAATAGGAGCCTACAGTGCCGGATTGCTGGCCACCAAGGCCGGTCTGTCTTTTTGGGCCGCTTTGCCTCTGGTGATAGCTATATGTGCTGTTATAGGTATAATCTGCGGTCTTCCCAGTCTTCGTCTAAAGGCGGACTTTTTGGCCATAACCACCATAGGCATAAACTTTATCGTCGAGTCACTGTTTCTCTACGTGCCCTTTTTCGGAGGAGCTCTCGGTCTGGGCGGCATTCCCAGAGTGGTCTTTCTGGGGAATAAACTCAAGGGAGGCGAGTTCCTGGCCCTTTGCCTGGTTTTCCTGGCTTTGGTTATGTTCCTGTCCTGGTGGTTTTCCAGAAGCTGGATGGGATTGGCCTGTATATCCCTGAGGGAGGAGGAGACCGCCGCATCCAGCATGGGAGTCTCTCCCGTTAAGTTCAAACTGGTGGCCTTCGTCTTGGGGTCGGTTATAGCCGGCATAGGAGGGGCTCTCTACGCCCATCAGATGAGGTTTATCGCTCCCTCCGATTTTGGGTTTCCCGTTTCCGTCATGCTTCTGTCTCTCATCGTCTTAGGAGGCATGGGGACTTTCTGGGGACCTCTGGTAGGGGCTATCATACTGGGATCCCTGCCTGAACTGGCCCGTCCTCTGATGGAGTACAGGATGTTGATTTACAGTCTTTTGCTTTTGGGGATGATCCGCTTTCAGCCCCAGGGATTGCTCGGTGAGGAGAGCGTGGTCTCCAGGATAATCGGCAGACATGTCGGAGGTGACAGATCATGA
- a CDS encoding cyclase family protein: MIVLNVVDLTQVIREGMPVYPGTEPPKIVQATTVKKEGFAEKLITMFSHTGTHMDAPAHILKEGATLDQISADRFVGRAVVADFSGLSGTIGLSELERYGDDLEGCDFFLYRTGWSDMWGKAEYFEGFPVLSIEACEWIVDKGIKGIGVDAISVDPVDSLDLPNHRVFLGAGMVIVENLTGLEDLPSSVTLCCLPLKIADSDGAPVRAVALLDS, from the coding sequence GTGATCGTTTTGAATGTCGTGGATCTTACTCAGGTCATAAGGGAAGGTATGCCGGTCTATCCCGGCACCGAGCCGCCAAAGATAGTTCAGGCTACAACCGTGAAAAAGGAGGGTTTCGCTGAGAAGCTCATAACCATGTTCAGCCATACTGGAACCCATATGGATGCTCCCGCCCATATACTAAAGGAGGGGGCTACCCTGGATCAGATCTCGGCGGATCGCTTCGTCGGAAGGGCCGTGGTGGCGGATTTTTCAGGACTGTCTGGGACCATAGGGCTTTCCGAACTGGAGCGTTATGGCGACGATCTGGAGGGGTGCGATTTTTTCCTCTACCGTACCGGATGGTCCGACATGTGGGGAAAGGCGGAGTACTTCGAGGGATTTCCCGTTTTGTCCATTGAGGCCTGTGAATGGATTGTGGATAAAGGGATAAAGGGTATAGGCGTAGACGCCATATCGGTCGACCCGGTGGATTCGCTCGATCTTCCGAACCACAGGGTCTTTCTAGGGGCCGGTATGGTCATAGTGGAGAATCTCACGGGGTTGGAGGATCTTCCATCTTCGGTGACCCTGTGCTGTCTTCCTCTGAAAATAGCCGATTCCGACGGGGCACCCGTTCGGGCGGTAGCTCTGTTGGACTCTTAA
- a CDS encoding acetoacetate decarboxylase family protein, which produces MRGRFRFKDDFVYKMPVHFSGHPFYPVRVVYGDMTCISVPFEIDPESIARFVPEDFEILKPRVDVQYSNCRDVDWMAGGEYRLIQASVPVRYMGNGEGLVGDYVLVIWENKACPIIGGREEDGMPKLYADIPSERHKEEHWYTGASYEGSTFLSMDFHRQEEVELKSGALENHREVNFFGWRYIPDLGKGGAALSQATLYPQEMDVVRMWTGEGSLNWTDLGEERHPGQFSIIRELARLPVVRWMEASMFQGSARLNVADSRVLS; this is translated from the coding sequence ATGAGAGGTCGGTTTCGTTTCAAGGATGACTTTGTGTATAAGATGCCGGTTCATTTCTCCGGCCATCCGTTCTATCCAGTGAGGGTGGTCTATGGGGATATGACCTGTATCTCCGTGCCCTTCGAGATAGATCCGGAAAGCATCGCCCGGTTTGTTCCGGAGGATTTCGAGATCTTGAAACCCAGGGTCGACGTCCAGTACTCCAATTGCCGCGACGTGGACTGGATGGCCGGAGGGGAGTACCGTTTGATCCAGGCCTCCGTTCCCGTGAGATATATGGGAAACGGAGAGGGGCTCGTGGGCGACTACGTTCTTGTCATATGGGAGAACAAGGCCTGTCCCATCATAGGAGGCAGGGAGGAGGACGGTATGCCCAAGCTTTACGCCGATATCCCGTCGGAGCGGCACAAGGAGGAGCATTGGTACACGGGAGCTTCCTACGAGGGCTCTACCTTTCTCTCCATGGACTTCCACAGGCAAGAAGAGGTGGAGTTGAAGTCCGGTGCTCTCGAGAATCACCGGGAGGTCAACTTCTTCGGCTGGAGATATATTCCCGATCTGGGAAAGGGAGGGGCCGCCCTCAGCCAGGCGACTCTCTATCCTCAGGAGATGGATGTGGTGCGTATGTGGACCGGAGAGGGAAGCCTTAACTGGACCGACTTAGGAGAAGAACGGCATCCGGGGCAGTTTTCCATAATTCGCGAACTTGCCCGATTGCCGGTGGTCCGATGGATGGAAGCCTCTATGTTTCAGGGATCCGCCAGATTAAACGTGGCCGATTCGAGGGTGTTGTCATGA